From a region of the Vidua macroura isolate BioBank_ID:100142 chromosome 3, ASM2450914v1, whole genome shotgun sequence genome:
- the SMIM8 gene encoding small integral membrane protein 8 isoform X1, with protein sequence MKYSTLSNMSSTKPPNENETPKERKPGLRSVQTTMLFRAVNPELFIKPNKPVMAFGLIAISLCVAYLGYLHATAENKKDLYEAIDSEGSRYMRRKTSKWD encoded by the exons AT gaaataCTCAACATTAAGTAACATGTCTTCCACCAAACCtccaaatgaaaatgaaacacCCAAAGAGAGAAAACCAGGACTGAGGAGTGTTCAGACAACTATGCTTTTCCGAGCTGTGAACCCAGAGCTTTTCATTAAACCT aaCAAACCTGTGATGGCATTTGGACTGATAGCAATTAGCCTCTGTGTGGCTTACCTTGGTTATTTGCATGCAACAGCAGAGAATAAAAAGGACCTCTACGAAGCAATCGACAGTGAGGGGTCCAGATACATGAGGAGGAAAACTTCCAAGTGGGACTGA
- the SMIM8 gene encoding small integral membrane protein 8 isoform X2 produces the protein MSSTKPPNENETPKERKPGLRSVQTTMLFRAVNPELFIKPNKPVMAFGLIAISLCVAYLGYLHATAENKKDLYEAIDSEGSRYMRRKTSKWD, from the exons ATGTCTTCCACCAAACCtccaaatgaaaatgaaacacCCAAAGAGAGAAAACCAGGACTGAGGAGTGTTCAGACAACTATGCTTTTCCGAGCTGTGAACCCAGAGCTTTTCATTAAACCT aaCAAACCTGTGATGGCATTTGGACTGATAGCAATTAGCCTCTGTGTGGCTTACCTTGGTTATTTGCATGCAACAGCAGAGAATAAAAAGGACCTCTACGAAGCAATCGACAGTGAGGGGTCCAGATACATGAGGAGGAAAACTTCCAAGTGGGACTGA